The nucleotide window ATTACCaccccctttctcttcctcttctcttcgacttctcttctctctcatcaATCTCATTATGTAGGTACAGTTTGCATGGCCCCATGTTAATTTGAACAATAAGTCGCAAGTGGCTCACTCTGGTCCCAGCCCTCCAGCACTTGGTGAGGGGGACCGAATCAGCAGTAATATCTATAGGTTAATAATGAAAGAAGGGacaaagggggaggggaagaacaGAATGGGGGGTGTGTGGGATAGGAAGCATGtgaattgaagaagagaaagaaaagaaaagaaaacagtggCACGCGAGTCATGGTCGTTTGTTCCCTTGAGACAGCGAGATGACATGACTCGTGGGCCTGAGAGAAGTGATAAGCAATGTGCAATCGGGTAAGGGATGCTACGGCGCATTTGCCGTACTTGGGGGGTCCATGGTCTTCTTTGGGTTTCGGTTCTGTAGTGCGTGTAGGAGCCAAAGTCAAACATAAGCATGACAACCGCAGGGTTGTCTAATGATACACGGGAAATGGATAGGATAGCCTTGAATCGACCAGCGACGCGGCGTGACCAGTATTGGATCGATCTGGTTCATGTGGTGGGCACCTTCCGAACATATGTGCGACAACATCGTCGAGAATCATCGACGTGGTTCGGTGGTGCAGAAGGCAGGTTGATCAGAGACCAGTAAACGGCCAACTAATAAAGTGGCGACTTGACATCTTGAACGCCTCGTCTGATCACATCCTCAATCTGCCATCTAGGAGGAATGATCTTGGAGTTGCGTTTGCGATGCAACTCTTGTTCCTTCTCCGGAGGGGGCATCGCATCCTCCGGCAGGGCACCTCCCGCGATGCCTGTCGAAAACTTGAGCTGCAGGACATTGCCGATTTCGTCGCAAGCTGTTAGGATGCGGTCAAGATCCTCCTTGGTGTGCGCAGCAGAGACGCAAAAACGGGCACGAGAAGATACCAGCGGCGTAGCAGGATAACCCACGACGACGACCGAGATTTTCCGCTTTAGCATTTCGTGGGAAAAGGCGGGCATTTTGGCAGGGTTGAAAAGGAGAACAGGGATGATCGGCGAGTCATCGTGGCCGTACACTATAAAGCCAAGACGCTTCAAGCCCAGGCGGAGATACCGTGAGTTGAAGGCCAAACGCTGCAGTCGCTCTTCACCCTGACCGGGGATGAGTTCGCCGTTGATGATCCGCAACGCCGACATGATTTGCGCCAAAACTGCCGGAGCAGGAGCCTCGCCATAGAAAACACCAGAGTTGGTCGCTCTAAGCACATCAATCATTGCCTTATCCGCGGCGATGTATCCACCGTTGGCACCGAAAGACTTTGTGAGGGTTCCCATAAGAATGTCAACTTCGCTGGTGTCAATTCCAAAGTAGTCACAAACACCACGACCCTTAGGACCAATGGCACCAATGGAATGGGCCTCATCAACGAACAGGTGGAACTTGTAGCGCCTCTTCAGCATGACCAGTCCAGGGAGGTTGCACATGGAACCTTCCATGGAATAGAGCCCTTCAACGACAAccaagatcttcttccacgGCCGATGGGTACGGGGTTGACCTTGGCTGATAGCTTCGCGCAGTTTACATTCCAGATCCCGCATGTCATTGTGCTTGAACATGGCAATGGAAGCACCCGAAAGACGTGCACCAAACCGAATCGAGGCATGATTGAGCTCGTCGGAAATGATAAGACAGCCCTTGTTCACTAGAGCGGGGAAGATGTTCGCGTTGGTACCAAAGCCCATGGAGAAAACCATGGAAGCCTCTTTGCCAACGAACTTGGCGACCAAGTCCTCTACCTCCACATGAAGATCCTGGGATCCAACCTCAGCGCGAGTACTGGGGGAAACGATACCATACTTGCGGATCGAATCCTCAGCAATGTCCGCACATGGACCCTCGGATTGAGCAAATCCAAGGTAGTTGTATGAGCTCAGGTTCAAGGTGTCAGTGGTCGTTCCAGTGAAGTAGAAGTGCTTGTTGTGGTCATCCGTGGCCCGATCGATCAACGTGATATAGCGACCAGGAACCCCAGTGACGGGACGTTCGAAGCAATCGTTAATTCGCAATTTGAGACGGCGCACGTAGAAGTTGTCGAAGTCACTGTTCAGGGCGCCATATCCATTCTGGGGCTTAAGATGCCGATAGTTCTCTTCGCGGAAGCGCTTTCCAAAGAAGTCTCGCACATGACCGAAAGCGATTAGGATAAGATAACTGATATAGGTGGTGAGAAGGTAATAATACGGGGGTTCGTCCATCACAGGCTCCGGAAAGGTACCACCGGGATGCTGACTGGTGTACCGATGGCTATGGTGGCCGATGGGGCCGAACTGAGCATGTTGCTTAGCCAGGCGACGAGCCTCTTCGGGCGAAGGCGGCTGAAAGAGAGTGGTCGGTGGTTCGTCCATGTTCGGATTATCCGCTGTggcagtggagagagagattgTAGGCAGCGACAGAGAGGCTGAACTGATGGGTGGGGTGGCTGTGCTAGAGTTCAGGATTCCACTGGCCGACTGGACAGCGGCCTGCGCAGTCTGAGATTCGGCCTTGGACTTAGGAGAGGTCGAAAATAGCTGACTTAGGCGGTTAGGTTTAACAGCGGACGCCTTGATGGCGATACCACCCTTTGCGGaggcaggagaagaagagggaacgTTGGAGGGGTCGTTGACGAAAGAACTAGCAGCGCGACGAGGCATCGCAAGGAAACAGCTAGACAGGAACGAGCAAGGTTGTGCAGCACCGATGAAATGAAGGAACTTCTGCCGCGGCTCTTGAGCAATTAAGCACGGCAAGCACTACCTGAAAGGTAACCAGCGAGCTTTTGCTTCTAGGCAGCGTATTCCTTTGATCTGGCCTCCTTTACTCCAGCGCAAAAGGGAATGACAATGATTCGGTGTCACCTACACACGGCGGAGTCGAGTGTCAGTCACCATTTCACCAGGGGCGGGGAGAGCGACAATAGAATGGCTTAGCGACCGAAGGATTGTGGTCGCAAGCAGAGACAGGGACTCAGATGACAAGAagcgaagagaagaggggtctaaggggggaagaaaaagggaagagtCTTGTCGAGAGACTCCGGAGACTCCGGGGGCTAATCGGTCACGTACCTTCGCACGTGGAGGAACAGTAGCAGAGGGCACGGAACCCTTCGACGACGGGATCTGTCAGGACCCCTAAGCCAAAGGGAATCAATCGACCAGATTAACCGTTAGAGAAGCAGGACCTTTTGTAGGTTGGTATACCGGTTGgcaaaggaggaaaagggtcGGTGCTGGGAAAAGAGGTCGGAAAGGGAAGACGAAGAGCGCCGAAGGTCGAATAacgggaagaagacagaTTGGAGTGAGATGAATAATGGAATTTTGTGACGCGAataagagaaaaaaacagCCTCAAAGGGAATAGTAATGAATAATGGCACCAAACAAGGTACGAGGCTAAGAATCGAAGCGGAGCTCAGGCTTGCGTACTGTAAAGTGAAAGCAATACTGTGTAgggtttggttggggtgAAAAAAGCGCAATTTTCGCTGGCGAGATTTGCAAATGACGATGGAGTTACGGGTGGGAAGTGGAGCCCCCGACCCATCAGACACTGTCACAGGGCGGTATTGTTTGCTGGTTCTACACTATCCGTGCACCCTCCCAGTACCTGAGCCACTGGTATTCTGACGGTAATCATACCCGCCGCCCCTGGACCCTTCTGCAAGTTCCTCGATTTGTTTTCATTCGTTGCACGCCTGGATTCTATCGAGTATTTTGACTTTTCCCTTATCCCAGAAAGGGGCAACGCAAGGTGATGGTCTAGTCACCAGAAGCACCTTGAAACTGCCATTTATGCCGGTGATCTGACAGCCTGGATTTTCACCGCTAGTTAGTTTCTCCCAAgcacttttatttattattctcttgCATCAATCGCTTTGCATTTATCTACAGACTGCAGGTTGCAGCGTACAtgtttctgcctcaggcgaGACCTTGGTCACGGCTCAAGTTTCCGAACGAAAGACGGGGTCACAGGACGAGGTCGTGGTTGATTGATATAGTCCAACTCACAATATCTGGATGATTACCAGCAAATAGGATAGACAAACGTGTTAATGGATGCCTGGGACTTTCAATTCTATAGTTATATCTTCACTCACTGTATTCCCACTTGATCCCAGGCGATTGTCTGCCCACCGCGGAAATCCCTTGCAGATTCCGTCCCCGGCTTCCTTGATTCCGCTCTGgggtactccgtagatagaTCGGGACACCCACATCCCGAGCGAGCACGCACAACAGCCTGAAAGGAAGTCCTCGTTGCAGTTTGAATCCTTTTCCTTGTTCACGTTTGGAAGGTATCTGCAATTGGACAAGAGCCGTATGATTAAATCAGGGTCTCGAATACCGACGAACCACTAGCCACAAAGGTTTGAACTCTATCAGGACGAAAGGACCTCGGGTCACTTTGACTGCAACCTGCTGGCACTCCGTACCCACCGTCTACTACGTACACCTATAGTTTGATCAGCAAAGTCGCAGTCATCATTTGCTGGTACGAGTCAACAATCCTTCACAATGACTAGGTCCAGTGACGATACGGTACCCAAGGAACTATGGCGACACTCGAGTCCTTGCAGTACCCAAATCTACGACTTCATCCAATCCGCCAATGCCAAGCATGGTCTGTCCATGTCCACTTACAACGATCTCTGGCAGTGGAGTGTCTCTGAGCCCGCCAAGTTCTGGGAGGATGTATGGAAATATACTTCCATCAAGGCCCATAAGTCATATGACCGTGTGAGTATACTAATACGCTCTTTTGAAGCGCAACACAAAGGCTGCTGTTAGTGCTTGTCTCCTTTGATATATGATGGCTAATTTTCCTTATAGGTCCTGAGCACGGACGAACTACTTTTTCCTCGTCCCAACTTTTTCGAGGGGAGTAGGCTTAACTTTGCTGAGAACCTCCTGTAtccgtcttcgtctcctgATGAGAACGCGGTTGCGATAATCGCTGCCACGGAAGCGGATCGGGAATTTGTGACATGGAAGGAGCTGCGCGACCGCGTACGCAGATGTGCCAACTCGCTGAAACAGTCGGGTCTGCAGGAAGGAGACCGTGTGGCAGGGTTTCTTGGTAATCATACCAACACTGTTGTGGCGATGCTGGCAACGGCATCAATTGGCGCCTTCTGGACAGGCGTCTCGCCTGATACTGGCGTACATGCAGTGCTAGAACGTCTCAAGCAAATAGAACCGAAGATCTTGTTCGCCGACAATGCATCTTTATACAACGGGAAGGTGCACGGGACCGATGCTAAATTGCGTGAACTCGTGCCGGGGCTGCCGAACCTGGAGTTTCTCGTCATATTCGAGACAATCCAGTCCTACAAACTGGACCCTCAATTCTTGGTACCACTACGTGGAAAGGTTCTTACCTACAAATCGTTTCTTTCTACGGCCAGCAACCCTTCCGCCCCTCTGGAATTTGCAAGTCTGGGACCCGAACACCCGGTCTACATCTTGTATTCCTCGGGTACTACAGGGGCACCAAAGCCAATTGTCCATGGTGCACTGGGAACGCTGCTGCAACATAAAAAGGAACATGTGCTTCACTGTGATCTTCGTCCTGGAGATCGCTTGTTCTACTTCACGACGACTACTTGGATGATGTGGCATTGGCTTGTTTCTGGTCTTGCCAGTGGCGCTACCATTGTGCTCTATGATGGTTCACCTTTTCGGCCATTCGACCCGGAAGGTGGGAAGGGTGAAATGGCAATGCCACGCCTGATTGACGAGCTGCAAATCACGCACTTCGGAACTTCTGCCAAATACCTATCCATGTTAGAGCAGGCTTCCTTACATCCAACCAGTCACCCTCACCGTCCAGTAAGCTTGAAAACACTGAAAGCTATTTTTAGTACGGGTTCTCCATTGGCGCCGTCTACATTCGAGTACGTTTACTCGTCTATCAAGGCTGATCTCATGCTGGGTTCGATCACCGGCGGGACCGATATCTTGTCGCTATTTTGCGGCAGTTGTCCCATCCTACCTGTCTACAAGGGAGAGATCCAGTGCCGCTGCTTGGGAATGGCTGTTTCAGTCTACGATTACGCTGGCAATGACGTTTCTACTTCTGGTGAGGCCGGCGATCTGGTGTGTACGAAGCCATTTCCTGCGCAGCCTGTCATGTTCTGGCCTCCCGGTCCGACAGGAGCAGAGAAATACCGCAAAAGTTACTTTGACGTCTTCGGGCCAACAATCTGGCACCACGGTGATTTCGTGCGTCTGGAACCCCACACTGGAGGTGTAGTGATGCTGGGTCGCAGTGACGGGGTTCTGAAGCCAGCCGGTGTTCGGTTCGGTAGCGCAGAGATATACAATGTTCTTCTGAAACATTTCGCAGATGAGGTTGAAGATTCTCTGTGTATCGGGCGTCGGCGGGATGGAATTGACACCGATGAAACAGTCGTTCTTTTCGTGAAGCTGGCATCGTCTGGTGACGCTCCAACAACCATGCCGCCTGACCTCGCAACTCGCATCCAAGCGACCATTCGGAAAGAGCTCAGCCCTCGTCATGTCCCTGGAATTGTGGACGTCTGCCCGGAGATTCCGGTGACATCCAACGGCAAGAAAGTTGAAAGCGCTGTGAAGCAGATCCTGTGCGGTCTCAACATCAAGATTGGTGCCAGTGTGGCCAATGCCTCGTGCCTTGACTGGTATCGCGCTTGGGCTGCGGCGCACCCATAGTTTCGTAGTAAGGTCTCCCTCAATAGATGGTCTGGGAAAAGCTTAGAGTGATGCAGTATGCCAGGTTAAGATTGTTTGTTCATGGCCTATagaaatagataattaattatttcttcttccagcgGCGAGGTCAATGGTTGTCTCTGCTTTGTCCGCATTACTCAATTAGCGATTCTAGATCTCCCATTACTAACCAGGTGCAAGTAGGAAATCTCAGTTTTACCGATGACTCAGGCTCTGTAGCAACCTAATACAAAAGGAACGGAGCGGGTAATATTACAAGACAAACAATCCCAATTGGAAAGCAATTCGTCAATCCAAAGACATCAtatcctgcttcttctaaCAGACAAGTCTGACGTCGTGCGCCGTGCCTGTGGTGATTAGATAAGCGATCTGAGTCCAAATCCTTGCGGGCGCCGGCGTGACGACGACATCTCCGGAAACGCCGCAGCTTTCACGCCGTCCGGGAAAGGGAGCAATTTTGAATTGAGTACTCTCGGCCCAGTTCATCCATTCATATCTGTCAATATGCGCCGTTCTGTACTACGGGCCGTTGAGTCCGCAAAGCCTCTTGCCCGCGTGCCTCGTTCCGCGTCTAGAGGCTTTGCTACTGTCAATGAGAACGAGTCCAAGGTAAGTTCTTCCAATGCAGGGAATCTGACTTGATGGTTCTGGTCGGACTTGGGATTAATTCTAACTACTTTGATTTTCACTGTGTAGGACCCGGCCGAGCTTGATCAGATCACCACTTTGCCCAACGGTATCCGCGTCGCTACGGAATCCCTGCCTGGGCCCTTCTCTGGTGTCGGAGTTTACGTCGATGCCGGATCTCGCTATGAAGATGAGAGTCTGCGGGGTGTGAGCCACATCATGGATCGTCTGGCTTTCAAGTCGACCAAGTCGCACACCAGTGATCAAATGCTTGAGGTTTTGGAG belongs to Aspergillus luchuensis IFO 4308 DNA, chromosome 3, nearly complete sequence and includes:
- a CDS encoding acetoacetate--CoA ligase family protein (COG:I;~EggNog:ENOG410PIHX;~InterPro:IPR000873,IPR032387,IPR005914,IPR042099, IPR020845;~PFAM:PF00501,PF16177;~go_function: GO:0030729 - acetoacetate-CoA ligase activity [Evidence IEA];~go_process: GO:0006629 - lipid metabolic process [Evidence IEA]), which gives rise to MTRSSDDTVPKELWRHSSPCSTQIYDFIQSANAKHGLSMSTYNDLWQWSVSEPAKFWEDVWKYTSIKAHKSYDRVLSTDELLFPRPNFFEGSRLNFAENLLYPSSSPDENAVAIIAATEADREFVTWKELRDRVRRCANSLKQSGLQEGDRVAGFLGNHTNTVVAMLATASIGAFWTGVSPDTGVHAVLERLKQIEPKILFADNASLYNGKVHGTDAKLRELVPGLPNLEFLVIFETIQSYKLDPQFLVPLRGKVLTYKSFLSTASNPSAPLEFASLGPEHPVYILYSSGTTGAPKPIVHGALGTLLQHKKEHVLHCDLRPGDRLFYFTTTTWMMWHWLVSGLASGATIVLYDGSPFRPFDPEGGKGEMAMPRLIDELQITHFGTSAKYLSMLEQASLHPTSHPHRPVSLKTLKAIFSTGSPLAPSTFEYVYSSIKADLMLGSITGGTDILSLFCGSCPILPVYKGEIQCRCLGMAVSVYDYAGNDVSTSGEAGDLVCTKPFPAQPVMFWPPGPTGAEKYRKSYFDVFGPTIWHHGDFVRLEPHTGGVVMLGRSDGVLKPAGVRFGSAEIYNVLLKHFADEVEDSLCIGRRRDGIDTDETVVLFVKLASSGDAPTTMPPDLATRIQATIRKELSPRHVPGIVDVCPEIPVTSNGKKVESAVKQILCGLNIKIGASVANASCLDWYRAWAAAHP
- the lcb2 gene encoding putative serine palmitoyltransferase 2 (BUSCO:EOG09260Z3X;~COG:O;~EggNog:ENOG410PG3U;~InterPro:IPR004839,IPR015424,IPR015421,IPR015422;~PFAM:PF00155;~TransMembrane:1 (o154-173i);~go_function: GO:0003824 - catalytic activity [Evidence IEA];~go_function: GO:0030170 - pyridoxal phosphate binding [Evidence IEA];~go_process: GO:0009058 - biosynthetic process [Evidence IEA]), whose amino-acid sequence is MPRRAASSFVNDPSNVPSSSPASAKGGIAIKASAVKPNRLSQLFSTSPKSKAESQTAQAAVQSASGILNSSTATPPISSASLSLPTISLSTATADNPNMDEPPTTLFQPPSPEEARRLAKQHAQFGPIGHHSHRYTSQHPGGTFPEPVMDEPPYYYLLTTYISYLILIAFGHVRDFFGKRFREENYRHLKPQNGYGALNSDFDNFYVRRLKLRINDCFERPVTGVPGRYITLIDRATDDHNKHFYFTGTTTDTLNLSSYNYLGFAQSEGPCADIAEDSIRKYGIVSPSTRAEVGSQDLHVEVEDLVAKFVGKEASMVFSMGFGTNANIFPALVNKGCLIISDELNHASIRFGARLSGASIAMFKHNDMRDLECKLREAISQGQPRTHRPWKKILVVVEGLYSMEGSMCNLPGLVMLKRRYKFHLFVDEAHSIGAIGPKGRGVCDYFGIDTSEVDILMGTLTKSFGANGGYIAADKAMIDVLRATNSGVFYGEAPAPAVLAQIMSALRIINGELIPGQGEERLQRLAFNSRYLRLGLKRLGFIVYGHDDSPIIPVLLFNPAKMPAFSHEMLKRKISVVVVGYPATPLVSSRARFCVSAAHTKEDLDRILTACDEIGNVLQLKFSTGIAGGALPEDAMPPPEKEQELHRKRNSKIIPPRWQIEDVIRRGVQDVKSPLY